DNA from Campylobacter concisus:
TAATCTCCTCTCAAGTAATTTCACCAAAAAGGTGAAAAATTTAACACTCACATAGTAAACGATGCCCGTAAAAATGACTGGCTCTGGGCTGTAAAATACCGCCTGCAAGCTCTTACTTTGCATCGTGATATCAACGACGCTTATATAGCCCACGACTGATGTCTCTTTAAATAGCGATATAAACTCATTTGCAAGAGCTGGCAAGATATTTTTCGTAGCTTGTGGAAAGACTATCTCGCGCATCGAAACATAGTAATTTAGGCCCATCGCACGAGCCGCTTCCATTTGTCCTTTATCCACGCTGTTTATGCCACTTCGCACGATCTCGGCCACATAAGCAGAGCTATTTAGTCCAAGTGCGATGAGAGCTACATAAAAATTATCACTCCATGTTGCAAAAATGACAACTGAAAATATTAAAAGTTGAAGTATTACAGGTGTTCCACGTAAGATATCGATATATTCATCGATTATAAAATTTAAGACTTTGATATTTAAAAATTTAATAAACGCCAAGGTAAATCCAAGTGTTATGCCTATGACAATACCGCCTATAGTAAGCCCTAAAGTCACTCCGTAACTTTTGATATAAGCGATCTCTTGAGCCTCACTAAGATCT
Protein-coding regions in this window:
- a CDS encoding amino acid ABC transporter permease, with product MKAQNLAKFLFFIIIVSLGAYFFYPRDLSEAQEIAYIKSYGVTLGLTIGGIVIGITLGFTLAFIKFLNIKVLNFIIDEYIDILRGTPVILQLLIFSVVIFATWSDNFYVALIALGLNSSAYVAEIVRSGINSVDKGQMEAARAMGLNYYVSMREIVFPQATKNILPALANEFISLFKETSVVGYISVVDITMQSKSLQAVFYSPEPVIFTGIVYYVSVKFFTFLVKLLERRL